A region from the Leeia speluncae genome encodes:
- a CDS encoding YhdP family protein encodes MFENIKNSFQRWYSEKKAAGFFLRLIGFIWRWTRRIVLSVVILVCTIMIVLRYWLLPDINRYKPNVEQLLSQAMGVNVTIALLEADWQGLNPHLSTYGLTIYDPQKRPAIYLDKVEGTISWWTLSTLDLRFRSLNFDAPELYFRKHKDGLIELAGIPLNQEKNPSDNSSMGNWLLRQGEINIRGASLSWDDESKPTPLVLKQVSLSLQNGFFRHDFLLLAKPPAELATTLDIRANMRGRDINRINEWKGKVFVRLDSTDLPLWKNWLPASVAAHPSYPSKGKGGVRAWFNVADGRVSSATLDMALRNVEAQLSKNAKVIPLKSLTGRLSWEMDTEQVDIATNNLKLSLTNGTALPALTMNASLQRGKGSTITGGSARAEHLPLAPLATLSQFLPIADQIKQPLLTMSPSGSIDDMKVAWKGEKNLSQFTLSGEFNQLVTKPWQDVPGLSGISGSVNVSDKDGELNVKGKQVHLDWPSVFAVPLNTDQLDARVRWEKQNGQWAVTLDRIALKGPEAEGTFAGRYQTEAKGAGWIDLRGTLKRGSANAVWKYLPLVVDPAAREWLKTGLLEGEGVNAKLQLTGRLDDFPYDKAPGTFSISLDAQNVRMPYAPGWPELKNVHGKVLFKGDNMEVQADGGTILGTKVGKTIVKIASLSHADTLTVEGVVTGTTNEFMDFVRQSPVNKVVDQLLDGANFAGNADLHLKLDIPLADAENTKVDGLLSFKDNKIMLADIPPIDRATGQLHFTESKIDMQKGQGAILGNLASFTANTDKDGVVSVFATGRMTAAALVNQFGDSLKGLMSGDTDWQAKVGINKQKTNVTLTSTLKGLSLDLPYPLRKPAADAWPLRIERQPAQDGYSQWSAKLGNVLSTNLRFQMSKSNSSVLDRGTVYLGKQSQLLPNLPSTSGIQVAGDVSKLDVDAWLDWINARTSASANSGTSAQDIPVNNIQISVPELTVSNRVWHAVKVDAQKYRYGSKNDQIRWSAKVAAQELEGKIDWLSEKNGLLYAKLDRVTIPKQLETTTKGLSDTKYNSQPPALDIEVGQFQYGDKKLGELKIQARPEGLDWRLQQVKLTTPEGALTMDGLWQDNAPNSVLKVNIHLDAQDAGKLLDRLGFQNAMKRGKATLDGQLAWVGSPFEPNLPTLAGKLTLTAKSGQFVKVDPGVGKLLGVMSLQSLPRRISLDFRDVFSDGLAFDDISATAKVQQGIMHTDDFKLIGPAVGVTMKGDVDLVKESQALHVRVVPVIGDSVSVAAGLALANPAVGLGTFLIQKLLKDPIGQMVAFEYDVSGDWANPSVVKTADGNKSDSKSSSK; translated from the coding sequence TTGTTCGAAAATATCAAAAACTCTTTTCAACGATGGTATTCGGAAAAAAAAGCGGCAGGCTTTTTTCTGAGACTGATCGGATTCATCTGGCGTTGGACCAGAAGAATTGTGCTGTCTGTCGTTATCCTCGTTTGTACAATCATGATTGTGCTTCGCTACTGGTTATTGCCGGATATTAATCGATATAAACCCAATGTAGAGCAACTGCTCAGTCAAGCGATGGGCGTGAATGTCACCATTGCTTTGCTAGAGGCCGATTGGCAGGGACTAAATCCACATCTATCCACTTATGGCCTCACCATTTACGACCCGCAAAAAAGACCTGCGATTTACTTAGATAAAGTAGAAGGGACGATCTCTTGGTGGACGCTGTCTACGCTTGATCTCCGTTTCCGCTCGTTAAATTTTGATGCGCCGGAACTGTATTTCAGAAAACATAAAGATGGACTCATCGAATTAGCCGGAATTCCGTTAAATCAGGAAAAAAATCCTTCTGATAACTCATCCATGGGTAACTGGCTCCTACGCCAAGGAGAGATTAATATCCGCGGCGCGAGTTTATCTTGGGATGATGAGAGTAAACCAACCCCATTAGTGTTAAAACAAGTTAGTTTATCGCTGCAAAACGGCTTCTTTAGACATGATTTCTTATTACTTGCAAAACCGCCTGCAGAACTTGCTACTACGCTAGATATTCGAGCCAATATGCGTGGCAGAGATATCAACCGTATTAATGAATGGAAAGGGAAAGTATTTGTCCGGCTTGATTCAACCGATCTTCCATTATGGAAAAATTGGTTGCCAGCATCCGTTGCCGCGCATCCGTCTTATCCAAGTAAGGGCAAAGGCGGGGTTCGCGCTTGGTTTAATGTGGCAGATGGTCGCGTAAGTAGTGCTACGCTGGATATGGCATTACGTAATGTAGAAGCGCAGTTATCAAAAAATGCAAAAGTGATCCCGCTGAAATCATTAACCGGACGGTTGTCTTGGGAAATGGACACAGAGCAGGTAGATATTGCTACCAATAACTTAAAATTATCCCTCACTAATGGTACAGCACTCCCCGCACTCACCATGAATGCGTCGCTACAACGTGGGAAGGGTTCTACAATCACTGGCGGCAGTGCAAGAGCAGAACATTTGCCTCTTGCCCCACTCGCCACGCTATCGCAATTTTTGCCGATTGCTGACCAAATCAAACAACCACTATTGACGATGTCACCTAGCGGCAGCATTGATGATATGAAGGTTGCTTGGAAAGGCGAGAAAAATCTATCGCAATTTACGCTTTCAGGTGAGTTTAACCAGTTAGTGACAAAACCTTGGCAGGATGTGCCAGGGTTATCTGGCATTTCTGGTTCAGTAAACGTATCTGACAAAGATGGCGAACTCAATGTAAAAGGTAAACAAGTTCATTTGGATTGGCCATCTGTCTTTGCTGTTCCATTAAATACCGATCAATTAGATGCGCGAGTGCGTTGGGAAAAGCAAAATGGGCAATGGGCGGTAACCTTAGATCGCATTGCATTAAAAGGCCCTGAAGCAGAAGGCACATTTGCAGGCCGTTACCAGACTGAGGCTAAAGGGGCTGGTTGGATTGATTTACGCGGGACATTAAAAAGAGGCTCTGCAAACGCGGTATGGAAGTATTTGCCTTTAGTTGTTGACCCTGCAGCTAGAGAGTGGTTGAAAACCGGATTGCTAGAAGGGGAAGGTGTTAATGCAAAACTGCAGTTAACAGGAAGATTAGACGATTTCCCTTATGATAAAGCACCAGGTACGTTCTCCATTAGTCTAGATGCTCAAAATGTAAGAATGCCATACGCACCGGGTTGGCCAGAATTAAAAAATGTTCACGGTAAAGTGTTATTCAAAGGCGATAACATGGAAGTACAGGCCGACGGTGGCACCATTCTGGGCACAAAAGTTGGCAAGACAATCGTTAAAATTGCTTCACTTAGCCATGCCGACACGTTAACAGTGGAAGGAGTGGTAACTGGTACAACCAATGAGTTTATGGACTTTGTCCGCCAAAGCCCCGTGAATAAGGTGGTGGATCAACTGTTAGATGGCGCTAATTTTGCTGGCAATGCAGACCTTCATCTAAAACTAGATATTCCACTGGCTGATGCTGAAAATACAAAAGTGGATGGCTTACTTAGCTTTAAAGATAACAAAATCATGTTGGCGGATATCCCGCCTATCGACAGAGCCACCGGACAACTTCACTTTACCGAAAGTAAAATTGATATGCAGAAAGGCCAAGGGGCTATCCTTGGTAACTTAGCCAGTTTTACGGCGAATACCGATAAAGATGGGGTGGTAAGCGTGTTCGCGACAGGCAGAATGACAGCTGCAGCCTTAGTCAATCAATTTGGTGATAGCTTAAAAGGCCTGATGTCTGGCGATACAGATTGGCAGGCAAAAGTCGGCATCAACAAACAAAAAACCAATGTTACTTTAACAAGTACACTAAAAGGATTATCACTCGATCTTCCTTATCCATTAAGAAAACCTGCAGCAGATGCTTGGCCGCTTCGAATAGAGCGTCAACCGGCCCAAGATGGATATTCTCAATGGTCTGCCAAACTAGGCAATGTACTCTCTACTAATCTGCGCTTCCAGATGTCAAAGTCTAATTCCAGTGTGTTAGACAGAGGGACGGTATATCTCGGAAAACAATCGCAACTTTTACCAAACTTACCTTCTACCTCTGGAATTCAAGTGGCGGGTGATGTCAGTAAGCTAGATGTAGATGCCTGGTTAGATTGGATCAATGCAAGAACATCCGCAAGCGCAAATAGTGGTACTAGTGCTCAAGATATTCCGGTGAATAATATTCAAATTAGTGTGCCAGAGCTCACTGTCTCTAACCGGGTGTGGCACGCGGTGAAAGTTGACGCTCAAAAATATCGCTACGGAAGTAAGAATGATCAAATTCGCTGGTCAGCCAAGGTTGCTGCCCAAGAGTTAGAAGGCAAGATCGATTGGTTAAGCGAAAAAAATGGTTTGTTATATGCCAAGCTTGATCGTGTGACGATTCCTAAGCAATTAGAAACCACAACCAAAGGGCTTTCAGATACTAAATACAACTCGCAGCCACCAGCGTTAGATATTGAGGTTGGTCAATTCCAATATGGGGATAAAAAACTAGGCGAACTCAAGATTCAGGCTAGGCCAGAAGGGCTAGATTGGCGATTGCAACAGGTTAAACTGACGACACCTGAAGGCGCCCTTACCATGGATGGTTTATGGCAAGACAACGCACCAAATTCCGTTTTGAAAGTAAACATCCATTTGGATGCGCAAGATGCTGGGAAGTTACTGGATCGGCTTGGTTTTCAAAACGCAATGAAGCGAGGCAAAGCAACGTTGGATGGGCAGTTAGCTTGGGTAGGAAGCCCATTTGAACCAAACCTGCCAACCTTAGCTGGTAAGTTAACATTAACTGCTAAATCGGGTCAGTTTGTCAAAGTAGATCCTGGCGTAGGTAAACTATTGGGTGTGATGAGTTTGCAATCGTTACCTAGACGAATTAGTCTCGATTTCCGAGATGTTTTTTCAGATGGCTTAGCGTTTGATGACATTTCAGCTACCGCCAAAGTGCAGCAAGGCATTATGCATACGGATGACTTCAAACTGATTGGCCCAGCGGTAGGGGTCACCATGAAGGGCGATGTTGATTTAGTTAAAGAAAGCCAAGCGTTACATGTAAGGGTCGTACCTGTCATTGGCGATTCAGTATCCGTTGCGGCTGGTTTAGCGTTAGCTAATCCTGCGGTTGGCTTGGGTACTTTCTTGATCCAGAAATTATTAAAAGACCCAATTGGACAGATGGTTGCATTTGAGTATGATGTTTCTGGGGATTGGGCGAATCCATCTGTGGTGAAAACGGCCGATGGAAATAAGTCAGATTCAAAGTCATCTTCTAAGTAA
- the tldD gene encoding metalloprotease TldD gives MTHSSLFAQAEKHLLLANQIDEKALNQTFSRIMHHQADYADLYFQYCRTEGWSLDEGIVKGGSFNIDQGVGVRVVSGEKTAFAYSDEISLSALTQAADATRAIAPVGQGIVGVPSTVNGLGLYLPDDPIASLSAAEKVKLLERLEQMARQLDPRIKQVMASMAAQYEVVFVARADGVRAADIRPLVRVNIQVIVEQNGRREQGGAGGGGRFDFAYFTDDVLRSYAERAVKEALTNLDARPAPAGQMTVVLGPGWPGVLLHEAVGHGLEGDFNRKGSSAFSGKIGQQVAAKGVTVVDDGTIANRRGSLSVDDEGTPTSCTTLIEDGILTGYMQDTMNARLMGMKPTGNGRRESYAHLPMPRMTNTYMLSGEHHPEEIIASVKDGLYAVNFGGGQVDITSGKFVFSASEAWKIENGKLMYPVKGATLIGNGPEAMSQITMIGNDMQLDTGVGVCGKDGQSVPVGVGQPTLKLEGLTVGGTA, from the coding sequence ATGACTCATTCTTCATTATTTGCCCAAGCAGAAAAACATCTCTTGTTGGCTAATCAAATTGATGAAAAAGCGCTAAACCAGACTTTTTCGCGAATCATGCACCACCAAGCAGATTATGCGGATCTCTATTTTCAATACTGCCGTACTGAGGGCTGGTCATTAGACGAAGGCATCGTGAAAGGTGGTAGTTTTAATATTGATCAAGGCGTTGGTGTACGCGTTGTATCAGGGGAAAAAACCGCTTTTGCTTATTCTGATGAAATTAGTTTATCCGCGCTAACTCAAGCCGCTGATGCGACACGTGCTATTGCGCCGGTTGGGCAAGGGATTGTTGGTGTGCCATCCACTGTAAATGGCCTTGGACTCTATTTGCCAGATGACCCGATCGCTAGTTTATCTGCTGCAGAAAAAGTAAAACTACTAGAGCGTCTAGAACAAATGGCTAGGCAGTTAGACCCACGCATTAAACAAGTGATGGCCAGTATGGCCGCTCAGTACGAAGTGGTGTTTGTAGCGAGGGCAGATGGTGTTCGTGCAGCAGATATTCGTCCACTCGTGAGAGTGAATATTCAAGTCATCGTCGAGCAAAATGGACGTCGTGAGCAAGGTGGGGCTGGCGGCGGCGGACGATTTGACTTTGCGTACTTTACAGATGATGTATTGCGTAGCTATGCAGAACGCGCAGTAAAAGAAGCACTGACCAACCTAGATGCACGTCCAGCCCCAGCAGGTCAAATGACCGTTGTACTTGGTCCTGGTTGGCCAGGCGTATTGTTGCATGAAGCAGTTGGACATGGTTTAGAAGGTGACTTTAATCGTAAAGGAAGCTCTGCATTCTCTGGCAAAATCGGCCAACAAGTTGCCGCAAAAGGGGTAACTGTTGTAGATGATGGCACGATTGCCAATCGTCGTGGCTCCTTGTCGGTGGATGACGAAGGTACGCCTACCAGCTGTACGACCCTAATTGAAGACGGTATTTTGACTGGCTATATGCAAGACACCATGAATGCGCGTCTAATGGGTATGAAGCCGACTGGAAATGGTCGTCGTGAATCGTACGCGCATTTACCAATGCCTCGTATGACGAACACCTATATGTTAAGTGGCGAGCATCATCCAGAAGAAATTATCGCTTCAGTAAAAGATGGCTTGTATGCAGTTAACTTTGGCGGCGGCCAAGTAGATATTACCAGTGGTAAATTTGTTTTCTCTGCTTCTGAAGCATGGAAAATTGAGAATGGTAAATTGATGTATCCAGTGAAGGGCGCAACCCTAATCGGAAATGGTCCAGAGGCCATGAGCCAAATCACGATGATCGGTAATGATATGCAACTAGATACCGGTGTCGGCGTCTGTGGCAAAGATGGTCAAAGTGTGCCGGTTGGCGTGGGGCAGCCAACTTTGAAGCTAGAAGGCTTGACCGTGGGTGGAACCGCTTAA
- a CDS encoding carbon-nitrogen hydrolase family protein has product MVMQQSVKVATIQMVSGTELMANLATAERLVLQAAKDGAQLVVLPEYFVLMGQEDTDKVKIAETYGAGVIQSCLANLAKEAKVWIFAGTIPLKGAHAEKIRNSFLVLNPSGEVVTRYDKIHLFGFTKGEESYDESRTIEPGADVVTLETPFGKIGLSICYDIRFPELFRQMGEVDILMVVAAFTKTTGKAHWETILKTRAIENQCFLIASGQGGKHQNGRETFGHSMVIDPWGDVLNIQAEGEGVVMATLEPARLQSVRENLPALKHQVLK; this is encoded by the coding sequence ATGGTCATGCAACAATCGGTCAAAGTCGCCACCATTCAGATGGTATCTGGTACAGAATTAATGGCCAATTTAGCGACTGCTGAAAGACTCGTTTTGCAAGCGGCCAAAGATGGCGCTCAACTGGTCGTTTTGCCAGAGTATTTTGTTTTGATGGGGCAAGAAGATACAGATAAGGTAAAAATTGCCGAAACTTACGGCGCCGGTGTCATTCAGTCTTGTTTGGCCAATTTGGCAAAAGAAGCGAAGGTGTGGATTTTTGCCGGTACCATTCCACTAAAAGGCGCGCATGCTGAGAAAATTAGAAATAGCTTTTTAGTGTTAAATCCTTCGGGTGAAGTGGTTACTCGTTACGATAAAATTCATTTGTTTGGATTTACCAAAGGTGAAGAGTCTTATGATGAATCTAGAACCATTGAACCGGGTGCAGATGTTGTTACCCTAGAAACCCCATTTGGTAAAATTGGACTATCGATTTGTTATGATATCCGCTTCCCTGAACTTTTCCGTCAGATGGGCGAAGTTGATATCCTCATGGTAGTCGCCGCCTTTACCAAAACGACAGGCAAAGCCCATTGGGAAACAATTCTCAAAACGCGTGCTATTGAAAACCAGTGCTTTCTAATTGCCTCAGGGCAAGGTGGCAAGCATCAAAATGGACGAGAAACCTTTGGCCATAGTATGGTGATCGACCCTTGGGGGGATGTACTGAATATTCAAGCGGAGGGAGAGGGCGTGGTAATGGCAACCTTAGAGCCAGCAAGACTGCAATCTGTCCGTGAAAATTTACCTGCACTAAAACATCAGGTCTTGAAATAA